TAGTCCGGCAGCCAGTTGTCTTTTTCTACCAGGGCAATTCTTTCAAACATAGCCGATGCTTCTGCCGGTTTTCCTTCTCCCCAAAGCCCTAACGCTTTGCCCATTCCTTTTTCATACTGCGTCTGAGCAAATGTCATACTACAAACGAATAATGCTAATGCGGTGATAATTTTTGTCATTTTTAGATTTTTTTAGTTATTGGTTACTATTCAGATTGATGATTAAAACTTCTTTATTTACAGTTCAAAAGTAGCCCTGTTTTAACACCCGGAAAACTTATCGTTACCCAACTGTTGTTTTTCGGGGATGAATTGTTACAGGTTATCCAATTGGTTTGATTTCTTGTCCTGGCTGATCGTCCAGAAGAAGCCCACAAAGAAAAAACGGTCTGCCGGCTGCGTAATCGCCTGACGCTGGAACTGCCCGCTCATATCCGGTGAATTGGCATATTGGTAACCAAAAACATTGTCATTCCCCAATACGTTGGAAACAGAGAAGAACAAAATCTTTTGCTGGGACAACAAATAGGCCCAGCTCACACTCAGGCTATTATAGCTTTTGGTTTTGCCATTCATAAAAAGTGTTTCATTAGGATTATTGTATGGTCTTCCGGTTGCAAAACTGTTGGTTACACTCAGCTGGGAACGCAAATCGTCAATCCAGTATTTCCCAACCACCGAAAGCGTATGCTTTGCAACAAAACCCGGTGTAACCGAAGCGGTATAGTTTTTATAATCCCTTTTGCTATCAATATAGGAATAGGAAACCCAGTAATCCAGGCTTTTAATCGATTTACTGTCTCTCCAGAAAATATCCAGCCCTTTGGCAAAACCGCTACCGTTGTTATTGTAAACACTGTTGTATTGCGGTAAGTCAGTATTGTATTTTACCAGATTTTCGTAATCTTTATAAAAAAGCTCCGCTCTTAAGGTTTGCCCGTTCGCCGCATAATTATAATTCAACAGATAATGTGCTGTTTTTTCCGGTTCGAAACCCGACGTATATTTCAGATAATCCTGTTTTGGCAGCTGATGAAAATCCCCGTAAGCAACAGAAAGCTGTCCGTTTTTACTGGTTTTGTAAGCAAATGAGATCCGGGGATCGATCGTACTTTTTTCCAATAAATCACTGTACATCCCGCGTACCCCAACTTTAGCGACAAAGTCTTTAGACAATACAATATCCGATTCGGCATACAAGGCACCAATACTACTGGTGTAGCTGCTTTGAAAGGCATTCACATCCTGGAAAAAATGCTCTTTAAAATCGGTCAGGAAATAATCCCCGCCAAAAGTGAAACGCACTTTATTTGAAAACTTCTTGGACAATTTTAATTTCAGGTGCGCTGCATTTTCCCTGTTTTTTAGAAAATCGGCATTCAGATCCGTTTTATTCTGACTGTATCCTAATCCCACTCCGGTCTGTATCGTCCAGTTTGCTCCAAAATTGCCTTTATAGGACGAGTTCAGGTAAAAATTACTGTTCTTTGTGTCTACCCGAACCGGATCGGCATAGTTCACATCTTTTTGGTTCAGGTCAAAACTTGCATGGTCGAAAGCCGCATAAAACTTAAACAGCCCGTTTTCAAAATGACGGCGGTACACCATTTCTCCCGACATGGACTGGTACGGCTTGTTCCAGTCTACATTTTGTTTGATCAGCTTCTGGTACGGTTCCAGGTTGATATAGTTCATATTAAAACTCAGCGAGCTTTTTTCCCATTTTTGGGTATTTCCCACACCCAGACCAACGGTCATAAAAGCAACATCCGTTTTTTCCTGATCGGGATCGTTAATGGTACTCAAAAGCAATACGCTCGATAAGGCATCGCCATATTCGGCAGAATAACCACCGGTAGAAAAAGAGATCCCGCTAAATAAAAAAGGTGAAAAACGCCCTCTGGTAGGCAAGTTGTTTGCCGATGCGCCATAAGGCTGTGCCACACGAATACCGTCAATATAGGTTTGCGTTTCATCCGATTCCCCGCCTCTCACGAATAAACGTCCGCTTTCGCCAACAATCTGCGTCCCTGGTAAGGTTTGCAGCGCTCCGATGATGTTCCCGGCAGAACCCGCTGTAGTAACGATATCCAACGGTTTTAGCACTGCTGCCTTTGCATTGCTGCCCGCCTGGAAAGTTCCTGCCGAAATAACCACAGCATCCAGCGCATTCACGCTTTCTTTCAGCTTAAACGATCTTGGCTGGTAGCTTTCCACTACAATTGCTTCTTTTGTGGTTTCAAAAGTCAGAAAACTAATTAAAAGTGTCTGGTTTCCTTTCGCATCCGTTTCAAAGGTAAAAGCGCCGCTAGCATCAGAGGAAGCCCCGTCATAGGTTCCTTCAATAAACACGTTCGCTCCTTCAAGCGGTTTCCCTTTCTGATCGACCACCTTACCGGAAATTTTGGTTTGTGACTGGATAGCCAGACAACTTAAAAAGCAAAAAATAGTAATTATTGTTTTCATTATTTCTGTATTTTGATAGGACAAATTTGCAGCACCTGACTGCCGTATCATAAAAAAGAATACTGAATTGTAAAATATAGCGGACGAACTGTAAATTAAAATAAGACGTACTGCTCTTAAAACTGCAAAATGACGTAACTTAGCCTGAACACCTAAAAAAACAGTATGGATATTACTGAATTACAAATACTTTGCACTTCTTTTCCGGGTGTCACAGAAGACATTAAATGGGGAGATGATTTGTGTTTTCATATCGGAAACAAAATGTTTTGTGTAATTGGCCTCAATACGGTTCCGGTTACCGCATCGTTTAAAGTAACAGCCGAAGAATTTTCAGAACTCATTCATAGAAACGGAATCAAGCCGGCGCCTTATGTCGCCCGTTACAAATGGGTTTTGGTTGAAGATATTGCACTGTTATCGCCAAAAGAATGGCAGCATTATATACAGCAGTCGTATCACTTGGTCAAAGACAAACTACCGGCGAAAGTCAAAAAGGAATTGCAATAACTCAAAATAAGGTCATCATGAAAATCCCAGATCAGTATCTTCCGGTTATGCCCTATATCATTATTGAAGAAGCCGAAGCTTTTTTAAACTTTACCAAAAAAGTACTGGATGCACAGGAACAGCTTATCGTTCCAGGTGAAGGCAGCAGAACCATCATGCATGGCGAAATCAGGATTTTTGACGCCGTGATTATGTTTGCTCAGAAACCCGATGGTTTTGATGCGCGGCCCTGCGGAATGTTTATCTATATTGACAATGTGGACCTTGTTTATAAAAAGGCTATCGAAAACAAAGCCGTTTCCTTAATGCCGCCTGTACAGCAGGATTATGGTTATACTGCTGGTTTTGAAGATCCTTTCGGCAACCAGTGGTGGATTGTAAATGCCTAATTTTAACTTTTTCAATACCATTTTTAGCATCGCAATAACTACTTTTGTAAATCTAAATCAGTTTGCGAACTTCTCCCAATGAAAAAAATGTCCTTAATCAAGAAGAATCATCGCTGGATTATTCTTCAGAAATTGATTATCACCTCAGCCATAATAGGCTTTTTAAGTGCCTTATTAGGGAACACTTTAAAAAAAATAACGGAACATTATGAAGAAATTTTCTTCGCCCTGGCAAAAAACAACTGGATGTTGTACCTGCTGTTTCCGATTCTGAGTTTTTCAATCATTTATTTTTTAAGGCAAACGTTATTCAAGAAAAAGGAGAACAAGGGTATCAAGGAGATTTATGAAAGTACCGATTCCAAAACCAAAAACCTCCCGGCCTATAAAGTTTCCTCTCATTTCCTTAACGGATTAATTACCGTTATTTTTGGCGGTTCTACCGGGATTGAGGTTTCTACCGTTGTCGCTTCCGCAGCAATCGGTTCGGTGGTACAGCAAAAGGAAAATGTTTTCAAACGTTATAAAACACAGCTCATCTGCGCCGGAATTGCCTCCGGAATCACCGCTTTATTCGGCAGTCCGATAGCCGGGCTGATTTTTGCCTATGAAGTGATTTCCGGAAAGTTTTCCAGATCTTTTTTACTGACCAACGGAATTGCCGTAGCTGTTGCTTTCACCTTCACTCATTTTGTAGACAGCCAGCCCATGTTTAACATCGCAGTTTTACCCTGGCACCTGCACGCTTTGCCATACATGATTTTGTTAGGCATAATAGCCGGCGTGAATGCGGTGTATTTAAACCGCTGCGTTTTACTTTTCAAACAAAAATTTGCGACAATAGACAAACAGCATTTAAGAATTTTAATCGGTGCCGGTTTCGTCAGCTTGGCATTATTGCTGTTACCACAGTTATACGGAGAAGGATATCATGCTGTAAAGCAACTGATACACTATTCCAGCAATCTGAAATTAACACTATCCTTTGCCCTGACCTTAATTATGGTAATCCTGATCAAACCGATTGTCACTTCGCTTACTCTGGTTTCCGGTGGTGACGGCGGTGTGTTTGCGCCAAGTCTTTTTATCGGCGCCTTTTTAGGATTGCTGACCGCTTCCGTTCTGAATACTTTTTTTAATGCCGGTGTATTGCCTATCAATTTTATGGTAATCGGAATGGCGGCCATGTTGAGCGCCAGTATCCATGCACCGTTTACCGCCTTATTTTTAGTTTGTGAAGCCATAAACGATTATACGTTGTTTGTACCAATCCTGATTGTGTGCTTAATTTCAAAATATACAGCCAAACTGATTTACCCATATACTGTTTACAGTTATTCGCGAGTATAATATGCCTACAAAAAAAATAAAACGGAATTACCGCAAAGCCAAATATGTCCTTTACAAAGAGACTTTAGTCGATTTCAAGGAGCACTTTTGGGCATTTACCGGTTCATTCGTCGGATTGGGAATTATCAGCTACCTGCAATACGGTTTGTACTCCGTTCAGGATTATGTTTTCCTGATTGGTTCATTCGGTGCCTCCTGTGTACTGGTTTATGGCGTGATTCAAAGTCCGCTGGCACAACCGCGTAACCTGGTGGGCGGTCATCTTATTTCTGCCATAATTGGCGTGACCATTCAAAAACTGATCCCCGATGTGATCTGGATTGCTGCCCCGCTGGCCGTTTCCCTGTCCATTGTTTTTATGCAGATTACCAAAACACTTCATCCGCCCGGCGGTGCCACTGCCCTGATTGCAGTTACCGGATCGGCAGATATTAAAGCTCTGGGATACTGGTATGTTATTTCTCCGGTGTTAAGCGGTGCCCTGATCCTTTTGGCGGTAGCGCTGTTGTTCAATAATATGACGTCCAACAGGCAGTATCCGTCGCATCAAAAGTTTACCCATTTTAGAAAAAGGATAAAAGAGCGTTTAAAAAACAACTAGCAATATGCCGCACGTTTTAGCCACTTTAAAAAAGGTTCTTTTTGAGGATATCCGG
This region of Flavobacterium inviolabile genomic DNA includes:
- a CDS encoding TonB-dependent receptor yields the protein MKTIITIFCFLSCLAIQSQTKISGKVVDQKGKPLEGANVFIEGTYDGASSDASGAFTFETDAKGNQTLLISFLTFETTKEAIVVESYQPRSFKLKESVNALDAVVISAGTFQAGSNAKAAVLKPLDIVTTAGSAGNIIGALQTLPGTQIVGESGRLFVRGGESDETQTYIDGIRVAQPYGASANNLPTRGRFSPFLFSGISFSTGGYSAEYGDALSSVLLLSTINDPDQEKTDVAFMTVGLGVGNTQKWEKSSLSFNMNYINLEPYQKLIKQNVDWNKPYQSMSGEMVYRRHFENGLFKFYAAFDHASFDLNQKDVNYADPVRVDTKNSNFYLNSSYKGNFGANWTIQTGVGLGYSQNKTDLNADFLKNRENAAHLKLKLSKKFSNKVRFTFGGDYFLTDFKEHFFQDVNAFQSSYTSSIGALYAESDIVLSKDFVAKVGVRGMYSDLLEKSTIDPRISFAYKTSKNGQLSVAYGDFHQLPKQDYLKYTSGFEPEKTAHYLLNYNYAANGQTLRAELFYKDYENLVKYNTDLPQYNSVYNNNGSGFAKGLDIFWRDSKSIKSLDYWVSYSYIDSKRDYKNYTASVTPGFVAKHTLSVVGKYWIDDLRSQLSVTNSFATGRPYNNPNETLFMNGKTKSYNSLSVSWAYLLSQQKILFFSVSNVLGNDNVFGYQYANSPDMSGQFQRQAITQPADRFFFVGFFWTISQDKKSNQLDNL
- a CDS encoding MmcQ/YjbR family DNA-binding protein, which produces MDITELQILCTSFPGVTEDIKWGDDLCFHIGNKMFCVIGLNTVPVTASFKVTAEEFSELIHRNGIKPAPYVARYKWVLVEDIALLSPKEWQHYIQQSYHLVKDKLPAKVKKELQ
- a CDS encoding VOC family protein, encoding MKIPDQYLPVMPYIIIEEAEAFLNFTKKVLDAQEQLIVPGEGSRTIMHGEIRIFDAVIMFAQKPDGFDARPCGMFIYIDNVDLVYKKAIENKAVSLMPPVQQDYGYTAGFEDPFGNQWWIVNA
- a CDS encoding chloride channel protein: MSLIKKNHRWIILQKLIITSAIIGFLSALLGNTLKKITEHYEEIFFALAKNNWMLYLLFPILSFSIIYFLRQTLFKKKENKGIKEIYESTDSKTKNLPAYKVSSHFLNGLITVIFGGSTGIEVSTVVASAAIGSVVQQKENVFKRYKTQLICAGIASGITALFGSPIAGLIFAYEVISGKFSRSFLLTNGIAVAVAFTFTHFVDSQPMFNIAVLPWHLHALPYMILLGIIAGVNAVYLNRCVLLFKQKFATIDKQHLRILIGAGFVSLALLLLPQLYGEGYHAVKQLIHYSSNLKLTLSFALTLIMVILIKPIVTSLTLVSGGDGGVFAPSLFIGAFLGLLTASVLNTFFNAGVLPINFMVIGMAAMLSASIHAPFTALFLVCEAINDYTLFVPILIVCLISKYTAKLIYPYTVYSYSRV
- a CDS encoding HPP family protein encodes the protein MPTKKIKRNYRKAKYVLYKETLVDFKEHFWAFTGSFVGLGIISYLQYGLYSVQDYVFLIGSFGASCVLVYGVIQSPLAQPRNLVGGHLISAIIGVTIQKLIPDVIWIAAPLAVSLSIVFMQITKTLHPPGGATALIAVTGSADIKALGYWYVISPVLSGALILLAVALLFNNMTSNRQYPSHQKFTHFRKRIKERLKNN